From Paenibacillus sp. GP183, one genomic window encodes:
- a CDS encoding nucleoside-diphosphate sugar epimerase: MEQKITNIITYIAASHREMSKILQTKGSIAGQMSSIITEIPDLHPEFDGVEGIQEHSSQIIKSVVAYLNSLAELEEAIAQQTEIVMKEMNGPDAEE, encoded by the coding sequence TTGGAACAAAAGATAACTAACATTATTACGTATATAGCAGCCTCGCACAGAGAAATGTCAAAAATTCTTCAAACGAAGGGCAGCATAGCGGGGCAAATGTCGTCCATCATCACGGAAATTCCGGATCTGCACCCTGAATTCGACGGAGTGGAAGGAATTCAGGAGCACTCTTCGCAAATTATCAAGAGCGTAGTCGCCTATTTAAATAGCCTGGCCGAACTGGAGGAAGCTATTGCGCAGCAAACAGAAATTGTAATGAAAGAAATGAACGGCCCGGATGCCGAAGAATAG
- a CDS encoding glycosyltransferase translates to MKRRMLKLHRTLPRKSVSEGHWRSLVIPTSRSVAAIVSVMNEEASIDRVLKQLRRIPFNEIIVVINGSHDKTLQKVREHSSAVIVHYPKPLGHDVGRAIGAKLSRSDILLFLDGDFPVRAEKLLPFIKAIHEGKDIALNNLTPFVPNTRFDSVTVMKRFLNLTMKKPELRSNSLTAVPHALSRAALDRIGCSELMVPPKAQVRAIQEGLKFSAPTSINVISKNRRRRHNQGSNSRVAKLIIGDHIEALRLAMEQKGERLGFHDTFRKREYVRWRS, encoded by the coding sequence ATGAAGCGACGGATGCTCAAATTACACAGAACACTTCCGCGTAAATCAGTGTCTGAAGGCCATTGGCGTTCACTCGTAATTCCGACTTCCCGCTCTGTTGCAGCCATAGTCAGCGTTATGAACGAAGAAGCGTCCATTGATCGAGTGCTCAAGCAGCTTCGCAGGATTCCCTTTAACGAGATTATTGTTGTGATCAATGGTTCGCATGATAAAACCCTGCAGAAGGTGCGTGAACACTCCTCCGCTGTGATTGTTCATTATCCGAAGCCGCTGGGCCATGATGTGGGGAGAGCGATCGGGGCGAAGCTGTCCAGATCGGACATTCTGCTTTTTTTGGATGGTGATTTCCCCGTTCGTGCAGAAAAGCTGCTTCCTTTTATTAAAGCGATTCATGAGGGAAAGGATATAGCACTCAACAATCTAACACCATTCGTTCCCAATACACGCTTTGATTCCGTAACGGTAATGAAACGTTTTCTCAATCTCACCATGAAAAAGCCTGAGCTGAGATCGAACTCCTTAACGGCTGTCCCCCATGCATTATCCCGAGCCGCACTGGATCGAATTGGATGCTCAGAGCTTATGGTGCCGCCAAAAGCACAGGTGCGAGCCATTCAGGAAGGACTGAAGTTCAGTGCGCCGACAAGTATCAATGTCATTTCGAAAAATAGGCGAAGACGCCACAACCAGGGATCCAACAGCCGGGTTGCCAAGCTGATCATAGGGGATCATATCGAAGCTTTAAGATTGGCTATGGAGCAGAAGGGAGAACGGCTTGGTTTTCACGATACATTCCGTAAAAGAGAATATGTGAGGTGGCGAAGCTAG
- a CDS encoding glycosyltransferase family 2 protein translates to MQLTSIIIPNYNGLSLLKECISSIKKHTEVPYEIIVVDNGSTDGSIEYCCRHEIKFISLPTNRGFPWACNLGLSIASGEALMLLNNDTIVGWNWLPNLLRCLYSSDEIGIVGPVTNYASGKQQIQEPFTNVADMSAAMNVPSPEKWQDTLRLVGICLLFRRELMDKVGMLDERFSPGHFEDDDYCYRARLAGYRLCIAGDSFIFHHGSASFHKENKDSLQELIQVNHGKFMDKWGVDPHTYI, encoded by the coding sequence GTGCAGCTAACCAGCATCATTATCCCCAATTATAATGGCCTTTCTCTGCTTAAAGAGTGCATTTCGTCGATTAAAAAGCATACCGAGGTTCCCTACGAAATAATTGTAGTGGACAATGGTTCCACAGATGGATCCATTGAATACTGCTGCCGCCATGAAATAAAATTTATATCACTGCCGACCAACAGAGGCTTTCCCTGGGCATGTAACCTTGGGCTCAGTATTGCAAGTGGAGAAGCTTTAATGCTTCTGAATAACGATACCATCGTGGGCTGGAATTGGCTGCCCAACCTTCTTCGCTGTTTGTATAGCAGTGATGAAATAGGGATTGTAGGCCCTGTGACCAACTATGCAAGCGGAAAGCAGCAGATTCAGGAGCCTTTTACCAATGTTGCGGACATGTCTGCAGCCATGAATGTCCCGAGTCCGGAGAAATGGCAGGATACCTTGCGGCTGGTAGGGATTTGCCTGCTGTTCAGGCGTGAGCTGATGGACAAAGTTGGCATGCTGGATGAACGTTTTAGTCCAGGCCACTTCGAGGATGACGATTACTGCTATCGGGCAAGACTTGCCGGCTATAGGCTGTGCATAGCAGGAGATTCGTTTATTTTCCATCATGGCAGTGCTAGCTTTCACAAGGAGAATAAAGATTCCCTCCAGGAGTTGATTCAGGTCAATCACGGGAAATTTATGGATAAATGGGGCGTTGATCCACATACCTACATTTAG
- a CDS encoding bifunctional glycosyltransferase family 2 protein/class I SAM-dependent methyltransferase yields MKTSIVILTRNNLTYTKLCLESIRCYTQEGSYELIIVDNGSTDGTVEWLQEQLDLHVIYNEENLGFPKGCNQGMAAATGDYMLLLNNDTIVTVNWLDQLLNCLRSDERIGAVGPVTNAAAYHTAISVPYRTLEELGQFAGEYNKADPTKWEERIKLIGYCILMKREVIEKVGWLDERFSPGNYEDEDYCLRIRLAGYKLMLCKDTFIQHFGSASFNENPSFFSSVLQENENKFAEKWKFNPVYSTHIRYDLLSLIDRMKDDSLRILEVGCGCGATLLQLKNLYPHAEMYGVELNEHSASVASLVAQVESQNIETMDLRYPKQFFDYVIFGDVLEHLYDPWKVLKDIALYLKEDGKVLASIPNAMHFSLIRDLLNGYWTYTDRGLLDRTHIRFFTFYEICKMFKETGYDNLNYSRVTIGRTEQNEAFMTELCKWSHESLWDQYETYQYLFQASKHAPAGKDSEPRVRQKLKFLLRFQMDMTSS; encoded by the coding sequence ATGAAAACAAGCATTGTGATCCTTACGCGCAATAACCTGACATATACCAAGCTGTGCCTTGAGAGTATACGCTGTTATACACAGGAGGGCAGCTACGAGCTGATTATCGTCGATAATGGTTCCACAGACGGTACAGTTGAATGGCTGCAAGAGCAGCTGGATCTTCATGTTATTTATAATGAAGAGAACTTGGGCTTCCCAAAGGGATGCAATCAAGGAATGGCGGCTGCGACAGGGGATTATATGCTGCTGCTGAATAACGATACGATTGTAACGGTCAACTGGCTCGACCAGCTGCTCAACTGCCTGCGCAGCGATGAACGCATTGGAGCCGTAGGCCCTGTTACCAACGCAGCCGCCTACCATACGGCGATTTCGGTACCCTACCGAACGCTAGAAGAGCTTGGCCAGTTTGCTGGGGAATATAATAAGGCCGATCCCACGAAATGGGAGGAACGGATCAAGCTCATCGGCTATTGCATCCTGATGAAACGCGAAGTGATCGAAAAGGTCGGATGGCTCGACGAACGATTCTCCCCCGGCAACTACGAAGATGAAGATTATTGTTTGCGGATCAGATTGGCTGGATACAAATTGATGCTGTGCAAGGATACGTTCATTCAGCATTTTGGCAGTGCTTCGTTTAACGAGAATCCCTCCTTCTTTTCTAGCGTGCTGCAGGAAAACGAAAATAAATTTGCGGAGAAATGGAAATTCAACCCCGTCTACTCCACCCATATCCGGTACGATCTCCTATCGCTCATCGACCGGATGAAGGACGATTCACTCCGCATTCTTGAAGTTGGATGCGGATGCGGGGCCACCTTATTGCAGCTGAAGAATTTATATCCGCATGCGGAAATGTACGGAGTCGAATTGAACGAACATTCCGCCTCAGTTGCCTCTTTGGTAGCGCAAGTGGAAAGTCAGAACATCGAAACGATGGACCTGCGTTATCCGAAACAGTTTTTCGATTATGTCATTTTTGGGGACGTGCTGGAGCATTTGTACGATCCCTGGAAGGTGTTAAAAGACATCGCTCTCTACTTGAAAGAAGACGGTAAAGTGCTGGCCAGCATTCCGAACGCAATGCACTTCAGCTTGATCCGGGATCTGCTGAACGGATATTGGACGTATACCGATAGAGGGCTGCTGGATCGAACGCATATCCGCTTTTTTACGTTTTACGAAATTTGTAAAATGTTCAAGGAAACAGGATATGACAACTTGAATTATAGTCGGGTTACCATTGGACGTACGGAGCAAAATGAAGCGTTCATGACGGAGCTATGCAAGTGGAGCCATGAGAGCTTGTGGGATCAGTACGAAACGTATCAGTATTTGTTTCAGGCTTCGAAACATGCGCCCGCAGGCAAAGATTCGGAACCACGAGTGCGGCAAAAGCTGAAGTTTTTACTGCGGTTCCAGATGGATATGACATCGAGCTGA
- a CDS encoding ketoacyl-ACP synthase III — MNSTARITAIGTYVPARVLTNLDFEKMVETTDEWIVQRTGIKERRIAEDSEFTSHLCIKAVQDLITRYDAVLEDTDLILVATHTPDLPFPSTACLVGAHFGIPAAGALDLNATCAGFTYALHMANGLISSGMHKKIVVVGADTLSKITDYTDRSTCILFGDGAGAVLVEKDDGHPAFLAHHLGSDGSGGKHVYRTGLSDELNGEKLAGDGKLVQNGREVYKFAVTTVPHGIEQILQKSGLTTEDVDWFIPHSANLRIIESICERSGIPFEKALYSLVYYGNTSAASIPLALDLGIREGKVGPGDTLLLYGFGGGLVHAGLLMKWG, encoded by the coding sequence ATGAATTCAACTGCTCGTATCACAGCGATTGGCACTTATGTTCCTGCCCGGGTGCTGACCAATTTAGATTTTGAAAAAATGGTTGAGACTACTGATGAATGGATCGTACAAAGAACTGGAATCAAAGAGAGACGTATTGCTGAAGATAGTGAGTTTACCAGTCATCTGTGTATAAAAGCGGTGCAGGATCTGATCACTAGATATGACGCAGTATTGGAAGACACGGATCTTATCTTGGTAGCTACGCACACTCCGGATCTCCCTTTCCCGTCTACTGCTTGCCTCGTTGGAGCGCATTTTGGCATTCCCGCCGCCGGCGCGCTTGATCTGAATGCCACTTGTGCCGGCTTTACCTATGCGCTGCATATGGCTAACGGGCTTATCAGCTCCGGTATGCACAAAAAAATTGTTGTAGTTGGCGCTGATACCTTGTCCAAGATAACCGACTATACCGACCGTTCCACCTGTATCCTGTTTGGAGACGGCGCTGGCGCTGTGCTGGTGGAAAAGGACGATGGCCATCCCGCTTTCCTTGCCCACCATCTGGGCTCGGATGGCTCAGGCGGCAAGCATGTATACCGAACCGGTCTGTCTGACGAACTGAACGGAGAAAAGCTTGCAGGTGATGGCAAGCTTGTACAAAATGGACGCGAAGTCTATAAATTCGCAGTTACCACTGTACCTCATGGCATCGAACAAATCCTGCAAAAAAGTGGTTTAACCACAGAGGATGTAGATTGGTTTATCCCTCACAGCGCCAATCTGAGAATCATTGAATCCATCTGTGAACGGAGCGGCATTCCATTTGAGAAGGCATTGTACAGCCTTGTTTATTACGGCAATACTTCAGCTGCATCCATTCCGCTCGCACTGGATCTCGGCATTAGGGAAGGTAAGGTTGGGCCTGGCGATACCCTTCTACTTTATGGCTTCGGCGGGGGATTGGTGCATGCCGGGCTGCTGATGAAGTGGGGATAA
- a CDS encoding glycosyltransferase, translated as MNKQRVPGKQKHVRRVPSGRYSGTPKVSVIIPVFNEVKTLSRVIRQAFLVHRKTEVIVVANGTTDGSQQTAERLGARVISIDEPLGHDVGRSIGANAAKGDILLFLDGDFIIPASELRPLIKAVGSGVDVALNSYSGKASASKVHKVTLSKYALNTILAHRHLHGASMTTVPHTISRKALQAIGAENLAVPPLAQTIAAQKGLKIKAVHFIHVGMRNPIRRISKGADPLGDVIVGDHLEAIHWLIQNTGERGNMPDLIRKRQTAR; from the coding sequence TTGAACAAACAGAGAGTTCCCGGTAAGCAGAAGCATGTGCGGCGTGTGCCTTCTGGACGTTATTCCGGCACCCCCAAGGTTTCCGTTATCATTCCTGTGTTTAACGAAGTAAAGACACTGTCACGTGTGATTCGGCAAGCTTTCCTGGTTCATCGCAAAACTGAAGTCATTGTTGTGGCTAACGGCACCACCGACGGCTCTCAGCAGACAGCAGAGCGGTTAGGTGCTCGTGTTATCTCCATTGACGAACCTCTTGGTCATGATGTGGGAAGAAGTATAGGCGCAAATGCCGCCAAAGGTGACATTCTCCTGTTTCTTGACGGAGATTTCATTATTCCGGCCAGTGAACTTCGCCCACTGATCAAGGCAGTGGGATCAGGTGTGGATGTCGCTTTAAACAGCTACTCGGGAAAAGCTTCCGCCTCCAAGGTGCATAAGGTCACTCTCTCCAAATATGCACTGAATACGATTCTGGCCCACCGCCATTTGCATGGAGCCTCCATGACTACTGTGCCGCATACGATCAGCCGGAAGGCGCTTCAAGCGATTGGAGCCGAGAATTTGGCTGTCCCTCCGTTAGCTCAAACGATTGCAGCCCAAAAAGGGCTCAAGATTAAAGCTGTACATTTCATTCATGTGGGTATGCGAAATCCGATTCGAAGAATCTCCAAAGGAGCAGATCCATTAGGGGACGTGATCGTGGGGGATCACCTGGAAGCCATTCATTGGCTCATCCAGAACACTGGAGAGCGTGGAAATATGCCCGACTTGATAAGAAAAAGACAAACAGCGAGGTGA
- a CDS encoding glycosyltransferase family protein codes for MTAGYNEAMRRSDAKYKVYLHQDVFIIHSHFIYDMLSLFRNNANIGMLGVIGAKTIPASGIWWESGDEVGKVYDSHQGNMALFSASEISGCYETVQVIDGLLMATQYDLPWREDLFQDWHFYDASQCMEFAKAGYTVAVPKQEKPWCLHDSGITRTGLDFAVSRKLFCDTYVNSNIDNTIPT; via the coding sequence ATGACGGCAGGCTATAACGAAGCGATGAGACGGTCCGACGCGAAGTATAAGGTGTATTTGCATCAGGACGTTTTTATTATCCATTCCCATTTTATATATGACATGCTTTCCCTGTTCCGAAACAACGCAAACATCGGAATGCTCGGCGTCATCGGTGCAAAAACGATTCCTGCCAGCGGCATCTGGTGGGAGAGCGGCGATGAAGTTGGAAAAGTGTACGATAGTCATCAAGGCAACATGGCGCTGTTCTCGGCAAGTGAAATCAGTGGCTGCTATGAAACGGTGCAAGTCATCGACGGGCTCCTTATGGCTACCCAGTACGATCTGCCCTGGCGGGAAGACCTGTTTCAAGACTGGCATTTCTACGATGCATCGCAATGCATGGAATTTGCGAAAGCAGGATATACCGTTGCTGTCCCAAAACAAGAAAAGCCATGGTGCCTGCATGACTCCGGAATCACGAGAACAGGCTTGGATTTTGCCGTGTCACGAAAACTATTTTGCGACACTTATGTAAATTCAAACATTGACAACACCATCCCAACGTAG